The sequence below is a genomic window from Lycium ferocissimum isolate CSIRO_LF1 chromosome 9, AGI_CSIRO_Lferr_CH_V1, whole genome shotgun sequence.
TCCTGGTTGTAATCagttaaagatttttttttaggggCCCAAAAAGAGAGTCTTTCGAGCCCAACTTCTATTTATACTCCTTCGTATATCGAAGAACATAATGCTTATATTATTGTATTTCGCGTGTATTTGTGTATCGCATGTATTTGGGCGAGACTGCCCGCCTGTGTTCAAATAACgacatttttttatataagtttcttctcctttttgtattttaagtTTAGCCTACTATGTAATATTGTATCTCATACGTATTTGATGCCACATGTACGATGTCACTAACTTTGAATGTACGTCATATGTATTTGGTTAGCTACGAATGGTAATTTATAAAATCACcgtagctactaaatataaataaattaataaagtaCAAATACATATAGTTATCATTAATAATTACCTCTTTGAAAAAGCTACACCCGGTGAGAAAATTCCtatattatttcaaaaattaaaaaatgactaaaaaagaaataattttgcgtatatatatatatatgatgtaacatatacaacaataacatttaaaatcaaaaaattttaacaaatattctctatttcttattttcccttttattcCGTTTCAAAATGAATGTTTCTTTCCTAATTCAGCTGATTCTTTAGTTTCAACATtccacatgacatgtttaatatcacaagataaaatgacattttggtacattacacATATTTTTAGTTAACAaccacaaaattttaaaaaaatctttattttcttaaacttcatgcccagtcaaactaaaacaaataaattaaaatggaggATGTCTAtggttttttttcaaaaatatggTGAAATTAATTACTGTAAGCTAGAGCTCCATTTAGTTTCAAGAAAGTTATTCAATAATATATTGCATAGAAAGTTAcagaatagttagaaaaatatAAGGAAATGCTTTTTTTTCTGCATTTGTTTGGAAGGCGACATGAAATTCAACAGTATACAACAAAGTATGAACTATTTTCTTCTACCTTTTAGCGATTTAGAAGAATGTCTTTCATACTAAACATGTGGACTCTCACCAGTCCCCCATAAAGAACAAAAATACCTCCATTCCGAATTATGCCAAATTGGCTCAAAGAAAACTTGGTACATATCGGGATTGTCGGATGCGTGATTGTTTCATCTACTTTGATCGTCTTTTCCTTTCTCGTTTAAAATTGTTATTTCGCTACAATAACCATCATAAGAGGAGTTTTTAATAGGAAAAAAACTTGAGCCCATGGGAGGTTTAGGTACACTCGGTGGACTATATGCAACTCCTCCCCATTCAACATTCGTAGCAAAACTTGTCAAGTCGCCGAAGATCTTTGGGCCGAAACCAACTTGGTTAAAGCTTCTAGTCATTAATAGCCACCAATTTCCGTTGGCTAACCcttgtttaaaaaaatgtaaTGTGGATGTCGGTTCGGTACCTCCTCAACAACAAGAGACGGATGAACATTGGGGAGATGGAAGTAGAGGAAGGTGAATCCTCTTACTTAGAATGTATTGTTTGCTAAATATCGGCCTGCCTAAAGAgccaaagtttttttttttttcttactctcatttttttttcttttgggaggCAGGGTTAAGTTAGCAACAGATAGTTTTTTTTAGACTCTGTAATGCAAGATTATGCAGATAAGCaaattttggggggaaaaaaatcCCTATACTTGTATAAACTGTGTAAAAACTCTAAATAAGAAAAGTAATAAGGATTGTGGAATCCCTACGTACCCGATCAATGTACATTGTGGCATCCCAAGTTTTCCCTCCACGTGAGAAAGCATATTTCGGTATGATCTATCAGAGGAAACTCACTATCTACTTGTACAAAGCCAGGACATAGTGTATTGAAGCAATGAGTTTTACCGGCCTAAAAAAAGAGAGGTATATCTCATACATGAATTGTTGAAAATTGAGGTAAATAGCTAAACTAAGAGATATACTAGTTTCATGAACTAGATCAAGATGGAAATCTTCAAGACACACAAGATAAGTTTTCCGAAAGTGTATAAAAAGCCTAGTTTTAGTATCCCCATATAATGTTGGGTCCACCTAAAACACAAAATAGAGACGTTATGATTATTGAATATTGAGTTTACTGATAAAGTTTCTAATTTACATCTTAAAAGTACAATATTCAATTGTTAGCGTGTCTCCTTCTTCCATGaaacaataaaatcacaaaatgcACATAAAGGTTTATATTAAACTTACTCTCCAACCAACTTGTAAAATATCTGAccctttttgaatttttagtcGAGAACCACTATGTTGCCCGCCTTTAACATGGATTGTATACACTAGTTGCCATTCCGGCTCTCCCGCAAATCATTGTTTTGGTTCATTTGGCGTTCGAGCTATTGCAATACGAATAAAAgatatgtattttatattttttcgcCTTATAAACTAACCCTCAAGCAAACACAACTAAAAAAATGAGAACATAAAAAAATCATCGTCATGTACCTTATATCCTTGTGAAGAAATATATCTTCCTTTTGACTCACTATTGTTGTTGCTCTGCATTAGACATAGACAACAATATATGAGTTTTGTTGTATAATAATGGATTCTCGTATTTAGATTTGACCTATTCAAGACGGAGGAGTAAATTGGCATAAATTATCTTACAACATCAAATTGAGTGTCGAATGTGACATCTTCTGGCTGTGGCATACGTCTTTGTCTTATAAGATCATCCTTCGTAATTCTCTTAACAGGAACAGTTCCAAAAGGGCATCCTCCATCTTTTGACCATATTGTCGATGAACTACTAACTGTTGAggaatttgaatttttctttatcCTAGATAAAGTAGGTTTCATCTGTTTAACCAAATATATAATTGCATGTCAACAATATCatccttattaaaaaaaatgataataaaatGGAAAGAGAGTAGAGATATACCTTTGGATAAAAATTATGGTCCTTCAATAACGGGTGATCAAATGCACGTTGTTTGTAGAAATCCACacaatcatatatatctccATATTTAGTCTGTAAATAAATTAACATATAATAAGTAACCTAAGTTACAGAAAATGTACCATTAAACACAAAATAACCTCACGGAAACAATTGTTAGTAAATGAAGACACtactccttttatatatatatatatatatatatatatatatataaaatctaaCTTTCAAAAGTCAAAATAGGTGGGTGTCTCCAAtttgcaatataaaatgtaaaaCAATTACTCCTCCTCCAAATTTATGTGAAAGTGTTTTAATGGATacgaagtttaagaatgaaagaatttttttttgaaattagaTCTAAAATAAGCCACACATTTATGTGCTATAAATCACCTCATTAagtgtaaaatgaaaagtttaaaattaaattattactaaatataaaaatgtgtcaTTTTTCTTTAGATTTGActaaaaaaatatcacataaattgagacgtaATGTAGACAGTTTGATCAATTTTCAAGCACAACAAAAGATTCCAAAAACCGTGTGATAGAGGACTGctgcttttgtttttcttctacAAAAGTGATATTATCAAATAAGAATAAAGTGTCTTTAGCGCATTACGAGTACAACTAAATCAAAAAAAGTACCTTAACTGTTTTGACCGCTGGCTTATTCAAAAGTTTTAGTTGTTTTTCTAACTCTGCCTCCTCTAATTTGGATAGCTTTTCTTCTCCTTGCGCTCCATTGTAACTCAATAGAAAATATAGCATCAACAAAGTTTGTTGTACAATTTGTTGATGCATCCTGAATTCATTTCTTTTTAGAGGCATGCTTATGAGGcgtttttaaaaaatcaaaattaaaaacagAACATGAAAGCCCAACACTTGATTGGATTTGCTAGATGCAGGTATGATACCTTTGCGACTATGAGAAAGACATTATATACAGATGTATAAGAGGCTAAGTTGACTATTATTCAAGATATTGAATTTATGTGTAATCTTCTAAACTACGAACAATTGACAGAAtctgaaaaaaatattatttaataaatgTTGATTGTCAGTTTGTAActaatatccaaaataataaTCTGAACATATATTTTAGTAGAATTAATTGAATCAACAAATGttttttgttgatgaagattgatGGTTCATAACTCAGCCCATGAAAACGTCCGTCTaagtcatttttttgcacggattgcccttcgtttggggtggtctttaaattttgccactcaaatttgtggtctttaaattttgcccttcatatttgtggtgctttaaattttgccctttgttttggaaagatgagcgaatacatgaaATGCTTCAcacgggttcgaaccccgctcaagcataaaataaaaaaataatttcattagcGCTAAGGACGGGACTAGGGAGTGTATGTACCTAGGATCCaagatacaatctttaagaaaaagttaaagttatgcctGATCCTAAAGCATAACTAGGAATAAAAGTCCGCCCCAAAGTTAATGAAATGATATCtttaaatcaataattaactCCGGCGGactttagttaaacataactaaaagtacgagggggcatataaaatattaaactttgccttataaggcaaactttttttttgttagaaactctattttattccatccaaaaaacttgtacaaattataagaaaatacaaAGTTAATAAGAGTTCGACCTTTAGGTACATGGTAAAATTCCTACTCACTAacttgtataagtcaaactagAGCAACTATTACATTAATCAAAAAACAATGATTTCCCCTTCTTCGTTTTTTAATCAACTACACTTAGCTAGGGATAGCAAAATTCATAGCAATAGACTAGAAAACGATTCTCGCCTTTAGAAgcttctccatatttccatttgaaattttttgaccttggatgtgaatatgttgtgcaATCTCTCTCTAGAGTCTATCGGGAAGAAACTCCATGTATTTTGAAATCCGAGTAGgttcctttctctccaaaccAATGCCACTAAAGCATACCAAAAATGCTTTGAACAAGTAATGGACCTTGTACACATTAAAACTTTACAGACTTTGTGTCTAGCAATGTGAGATCCATGTGATTTCATCTTGAGCCCATTTGGACTATATACAACCCCTATTCTTCTAGTGTACCCCCATAGTTTTCTTCCATTACCAACAATATGTATCcttattttgaagaaattttgtgatggagcattcaaaataaagatgggaaaatatttcttgGGTCCGCCTCCACGTTGtgaaagatgggaaaatattttGTACAAAACCAGGATACAATCTATATCGAAAGCTTGGCTAATCTACCTTGTATTGCCGgccaaagtgtgaatttgtatcaaagggatggacatttggttgtagcataatacttttccatgtaactttggtatatatgcttgaaaaaatacatatatatgcttcaaggcaaagtttgcccataaggcataagtatgcacTATGTTGTTTGCCTTCGGATAAGTTTGGCAaatcttaacaagtttatgccgaatATTGGGCATATttttttaatgggcaaacttttatgccggatccggcataaactgacttaggaattatcaaagttatgccttGACAACACAAATTGATATACTTATGTAAATCAAACTATAACAATAACTAATTCTAGTTACTCCAAATCTAAAAGAAACATAAGAAGCATAAGTATGCATTAGGCGAGTGAGGTccgcataacttaattccttcacaatcatcttcctcgtcaagaagatgaaaaaaattaaagtatgGCAATATTTTCAAAGTCATGTACCTTATATCCTCGTGAAGATATGTATCTTCCTTTTGCTCACTATTGTTGTTGCTGCATCGGATGTATTGCAATATATGAGTTTTGCCGCGATAATGGAAAAAATATAACACAATGAATTCTCATGTTTAGGTATGAATTATTCAGGTAATAGCATTAAATTGCTCCTAAATTATCTTACGCCAACAAATTGAGCGTCGAATTTGACATTTTCGGGCGGAGGCATACGTCTTTGTCTTATAAGATCATCCTTCGTAATTCTCTTATTAGGAACAGTTCCGAAAGGACAACCTCCATCTTTTGACCATATTGTTGATGACCTACTTCTAGTTGAGGCATCTGAAGTTTGCCTTATCCTGGATAAAGTAGGTTTCATCTGTTCAACCAAATGTTTGATTGtatgtcaacaatatcatacccttgtataaaaaatttatagtAAAAAGAGAGTAGAGATATGCCTTAGGATGAAAATCGCGGTCCTTCAACAATGGGTGATCAAATGCAGGTTGTTTGTAAAAATCTACACAATCATATGTGTCCCCATAATTAGTCTGTGAACAAAGAAACCATAAATAAGTTATCTAAGGCACAATAATTATACATATTACTATTTAATATGTACCttaaaataacaaaacaatATAGCAAAAATAATTGCTCGTAGATCATAACAAAAACAAATTGTTGAAGTCAAAATAGGTTTTATCTAAGCCATTATTCTCTACAACTTCCCCAAAGACTCTTCCTCAAACATTGACCAGTACATTAATGGAGGTAGCAATTAGGGCTTTGGTGCCTTTTCATTTGTAGatcaaataataatttaaatgcACTTTTTACTTTCgtgattttaattttgttttggtgCCGAGCTAACAAGAAAATAGCAACTTACAGCTTTCAATGGGATTAGAATGAACCAGCAACCCTATCAATCAGACTTGAAAAAGTAACATGCTGATTTTGGTGTGCCTCAAATTTATTTGTCATATTTACCTTTGAAATAGGAATATTGTTTTTATCTAGAAAAGTGATATTATCAAGTAATAAATTATCAATGTCTCAAAGAAATATGAATACAATGAACCCAAAATAAATACCTTAATTGTTTTGATTGCTGGCTTGTTCAAAAGTTTTAGTTGTTTCTCTAATTCCATGTTCTCTAATTTGGATAGCTTTTTTTCTCCTTGTAACCCATTACAACTCAAAATTAAATATAGCACCAGCAGAATTTGTTGAACAATTCTTTGATGCATCCTGAATTCATTCATTCTTTTGTAGGCTATGTAAGGTCTTTTCAAAACAAATCAAACTAATCAGCATAACGTGAAACCTCTAAACATTGAACTCGATTTACTAGGTGTATGAGAAACTTTGCTAATATGAGGAAGATGTTATATAAAGGTGTAGAAGATATTAAATTGGCTAAAAATTGGCTACTACACAAGatattaaattaatataatcttctGAAGTATAGTTAACAGAATGCGAAAAtctttgtttaataaatgttGTTTGCTCATTTTTAAGTAATATCCAAAATAACAATCTGAACATATATCTCATCAGAATTGACTAAATTTAAAAAGGTTTTTCAATTGATGAAAAGTGATcattcacatttatataataTGTGAAAAAATATTTGACTATGTATTATCACTCTCTCAGTCaaaattttggagaaatttACTTAACCTCTTTAACTTTGCTTAGGCTGTAATTCTCTCTTGAACTATTTTAGGGGCATTGCCAATTTCTCGGCctaaaaaggaatgaaaagaaaacagaaagaggaaaagaatttGAGATCACATCAACTTTGAATAATGCTAAGACAAtggataaaatattaaagtattcgtccaatgaatttttttttttctatagaCAGCGATTTGTTGGTTTTGGTGGTTGGGTCCGACTAGTTATGTGAATTGGATTCAAGTATATTAAGCCcatgaaacaagaaagaaaaaggcaTTTCGGCCCTTATGGTTTATACCAATTAATTCGGAAGTGCATCTAAACAACCTTTCTACCCCTACAAAAGATTAAGATTTCCACGCAGACTCTATCCTCTCCAGACCCTACCGTGGACACATTCTGTTAggtatgatgatgttgttgttgttggcttagatcaattgaaaaaaaaaatcatagaaTAGTTAACAATTGACGTGAGTTTGCCAACATAATCTTTGATTCCTTCCGAGTCTTTCATCTCTTGCTCGATCTTTTTTAGGATTCAAAACTTGCATCAAGCTTGAACTCGCTTTAATGCTAATTTGAGTAGATACAATTACTCGGATAGGTAAATAGTAACATCATATTTTTAACGGTGCAAAATATAATTTGAGTAGAACTAGAAAACTTAATTCTTTTCACATAACATTAATTAAAGAACCTAACAAACACCAAACTCAAGCATAGGTTTTGTACACCAACTTTGAATTAGTCTTCAACATTATGTATAGTTGATAGATTATGTAACACCGTCGTGTCCCCTTATGTGTTagcaaaataatataataagcaTATACTCATATTGTCagccattttctttttcatttgggCCTCCAATAattatttctctctcttttttttttttttttttttctttctgtgaCGCTTAAGTATAGTGCTAGATTTTCCTTATGTCGTAACTCTTAACCGAACTACTTCGGAAGTTCCCAGTCCTACTGATTAGATCACATAATTATTAGGGAAAAGGAGAATGTGTGTCCAATCAGCCAAACTAATCCACATTTGACCAATATTTGGGTTTAATACCACAGGTTGTCCGGGCGATCCAaattaatgccaaaaaatggccGGCCGGCCCAAATAATGCCAAGGCTTGCCAGCCCAACAGCCCAagcgcttaaaaaaaaaaaaaagactttttatGGCAACAAAAAACGTTGCCACTAAAGGGCTGCTATAGAAAAATTAGGCTTTTCAGTGGCAATtaaaaaagtcgccactaaaggttaaatatccccaaacatgtataatatgtttatatttagtaagaaatatcccaaaatatgtataatatgtgtatatttagtaagtatatacaagaatgatacatttttatatatataatgatacatttttatatatatatgttggaattatatatacactttatatacaagaatgatacggtttgtttatatacatatgttggaattaattatacactttatatataagaataatacagtttatatacatatgctggaattaatcatacatttattatataggagtataaattatacgttaattatacatttattatacaataatgatatgatattttattttatttttacatatacaatagtgatacatattatataccacaatgatacggtttctatgatacattttttatactttctatacaagactgatacagtttatatacatatgttggaattatatatacactttctatacaaaaatgatacatattatatacaaaaattatataattttctacacattatatacacaaatgatacatattatatacaaaaatgatacatactttagtgattcatattttatactaTTTCTGTACATTACAGATaggtactgatacatatttttatacacaaatgatacatattatatacaaaaatcgcCTCAGtgttttttgggatatttcctactaaacatacacatattatacgtgttttgggatgtttaacctttagtggcgacttttttaattgccactaaaaagcCTGATTTTTCTGTAGCAaccctttagtggcgacttttagtCCCCacaaaaagtcttcttttttttttttttaaagcgcCTGGGCTTTTACTGGCgactttttaaatcttttgtggCTACTAAAAATCGCCACAAAAGACTTGCTACAGATTTTAGCTAGCGGATGAAAATAGTTTATGGGCTAATTTTTGAGTTTGGGAATAGAT
It includes:
- the LOC132069463 gene encoding protein neprosin-like isoform X2, with translation MPLKRNEFRMHQQIVQQTLLMLYFLLSYNGAQGEEKLSKLEEAELEKQLKLLNKPAVKTVKTKYGDIYDCVDFYKQRAFDHPLLKDHNFYPKMKPTLSRIKKNSNSSTVSSSSTIWSKDGGCPFGTVPVKRITKDDLIRQRRMPQPEDVTFDTQFDVSNNNSESKGRYISSQGYKLAIARIPNNPNNRFAGAGMAASLYNPHVKGRQHSGCRLKIQKGSDILQVGWRVDPTLYGDTKTRHFIHFQAGKTHCFNTLCPGFVQVNSEIPLGSAYDYLSERGKTSWETTMYIDRDLANGNWWLLDGRSFDQIGFTASKDLH